The following coding sequences are from one Musa acuminata AAA Group cultivar baxijiao chromosome BXJ1-6, Cavendish_Baxijiao_AAA, whole genome shotgun sequence window:
- the LOC135676956 gene encoding probable calcium-binding protein CML22 isoform X1 — protein sequence MPTFNGSRLVASPSSPKLLSFRNPNNPSYTQGVSAASMKETSASCKELCFSGLLRSFSALKSFSDKVGDAFAKLSSSIKHRKDHQNLKRRLLEAMKQRGYSNQNTFRSINSIIMWFPHFKEGLQNIKNIFEKCDEDSNGTMDHEELKKCLRMLQIQLSEKDIDRLYHYCDMDENKGIQYHEFIVLLCFAYLLAGPDSATNNMSNSASRHVEATFDKLAEAFAFLDKNGDGKLDKKDIILALNEAPSKEKSPTHITSRRFKEMDRNKDGTVSFKEFLFSVIKWIGIDTDHEKEPLRTIEVW from the exons ATGCCCACCTTCAATGGTTCCAGGCTGGTAGCTTCTCCATCATCACCAAAGCTCCTGTCTTTCCGAAACCCCAATAATCCATCCTACACACAAGGGGTTTCTGCAGCTTCCATGAAAGAAACTTCAG CAAGCTGCAAGGAATTGTGTTTTTCAGGACTGTTACGCTCATTCTCTGCACTGAAATCATTCTCTGACAAAGTGGGAGATGCCTTTGCCAAACTAAGTTCTTCAATTAAGCATAGAAAAGATCATCAGAATCTTAAGAGGAGATTGTTAGAGGCCATGAAACAGAGAGGCTATTCGAACCAAAACACCTTCAGATCAATCAATAGCATCATCATGTGGTTCCCGCATTTCAAAGAAGGGTTGCAAAATATCAAGAATATCTTTGAAAAATGTG ATGAGGATTCAAATGGCACGATGGATCATGAAGAACTAAAGAAGTGCCTGAGAATGCTGCAAATCCAACTTTCGGAGAAGGATATCGATCGTCTTTATCATTACTGTGACATGGATGAAAACAAAGGAATACAATACCATGAATTTATTGTTCTCCTTTGCTTTGCTTATCTTCTGGCAGGACCTGACTCTGCAACTAATAAT ATGTCAAATTCTGCATCACGACATGTTGAAGCCACCTTTGATAAGCTTGCAGAAGCATTTGCATTTCTTGACAAAAATGGTGATGGAAAGCTGGATAAGAAGGACATCATTCTGGCACTAAACGAAGCACCTTCAAAGGAGAAATCACCAACTCATATTACAAGCAGAAGATTCA AAGAAATGGACAGAAACAAGGATGGAACAGTGTCTTTCAAAGAGTTCCTTTTCTCCGTGATAAAATGGATTGGAATAGACACAGATCATGAGAAAGAACCTCTGAGAACCATTGAAGTTTGGTAA
- the LOC135676956 gene encoding probable calcium-binding protein CML22 isoform X2: MPTFNGSRLVASPSSPKLLSFRNPNNPSYTQGVSAASMKETSGLLRSFSALKSFSDKVGDAFAKLSSSIKHRKDHQNLKRRLLEAMKQRGYSNQNTFRSINSIIMWFPHFKEGLQNIKNIFEKCDEDSNGTMDHEELKKCLRMLQIQLSEKDIDRLYHYCDMDENKGIQYHEFIVLLCFAYLLAGPDSATNNMSNSASRHVEATFDKLAEAFAFLDKNGDGKLDKKDIILALNEAPSKEKSPTHITSRRFKEMDRNKDGTVSFKEFLFSVIKWIGIDTDHEKEPLRTIEVW, encoded by the exons ATGCCCACCTTCAATGGTTCCAGGCTGGTAGCTTCTCCATCATCACCAAAGCTCCTGTCTTTCCGAAACCCCAATAATCCATCCTACACACAAGGGGTTTCTGCAGCTTCCATGAAAGAAACTTCAG GACTGTTACGCTCATTCTCTGCACTGAAATCATTCTCTGACAAAGTGGGAGATGCCTTTGCCAAACTAAGTTCTTCAATTAAGCATAGAAAAGATCATCAGAATCTTAAGAGGAGATTGTTAGAGGCCATGAAACAGAGAGGCTATTCGAACCAAAACACCTTCAGATCAATCAATAGCATCATCATGTGGTTCCCGCATTTCAAAGAAGGGTTGCAAAATATCAAGAATATCTTTGAAAAATGTG ATGAGGATTCAAATGGCACGATGGATCATGAAGAACTAAAGAAGTGCCTGAGAATGCTGCAAATCCAACTTTCGGAGAAGGATATCGATCGTCTTTATCATTACTGTGACATGGATGAAAACAAAGGAATACAATACCATGAATTTATTGTTCTCCTTTGCTTTGCTTATCTTCTGGCAGGACCTGACTCTGCAACTAATAAT ATGTCAAATTCTGCATCACGACATGTTGAAGCCACCTTTGATAAGCTTGCAGAAGCATTTGCATTTCTTGACAAAAATGGTGATGGAAAGCTGGATAAGAAGGACATCATTCTGGCACTAAACGAAGCACCTTCAAAGGAGAAATCACCAACTCATATTACAAGCAGAAGATTCA AAGAAATGGACAGAAACAAGGATGGAACAGTGTCTTTCAAAGAGTTCCTTTTCTCCGTGATAAAATGGATTGGAATAGACACAGATCATGAGAAAGAACCTCTGAGAACCATTGAAGTTTGGTAA
- the LOC135676955 gene encoding receptor like protein kinase S.2-like, which yields MPLVDRLCFIFPAHADSDAEFHPIEPSAAEKPPRGRTGRGRGRNISARARGVLRWLCGRRWCRCVPDDADPRDSSHFVDIAGAHLTPAKSKVGGSSPRIFSYSELYIGTHGFSDKEVLGSGGFGRVYRAVLPGDGTIVAVKCVSGRGDRFEKAFAAELVAVAQLRHRNLVRLRGWCVHDDQLLLVYDYMPNRSLDRLLFLPATGSAPPLDWARRRQIVFGLAAALFYLHEQLDTQIIHRDIKTSNVMLDSEFNARLGDFGLARWIEHGDEFDNSMRSVSAKNYQFRLTETSRIGGTIGYLPPESFQKRGAATAKSDVFSFGIVVLEVATGRRAVDLTFPDDQIFMLDWLRRLSDEGRLLDAGDHKLPDGSYPLAEMRRLIHLGLLCSLYDPQSRPTMKWVMETLSESSSAKLPALPSFQSHPRYISFSSSSTTTTTTTATTSNYLTAANTTMFLTADNSGASSGGSSDSRRTQKPIPSIDTPREITYREIVALTNNFSESQMVAELDFGTGYHGYLDNRFHVLVKRLGMRTCPALRARFSDELHNLARLRHRHLVQLRGWCIEKGEMLVVYDFSTTSLLSHYLFHRKRSVLAWHHRYNIIKCLASAILYLHEEWEEQVIHRNITSSALSLDHDMNPRLGSFALAEFLSRNGHGHHAPASGHGSSARGIFGYMSPEYIRTGEATTMADVYSFGVVVLEVVSGMMAVDFRRPEVLLVKKVWNFESSQRPLAELADRNLDGAFHHEELMRLVKLGIACTRSNPESRPSMKQIVSILDGNDELLRMTSHRKEGGEDWDEKNASSLSMVRRIQALGIQ from the coding sequence ATGCCGCTCGTAGATCGCCTCTGTTTCATCTTCCCTGCTCACGCCGACTCCGACGCCGAATTCCACCCCATCGAACCATCTGCTGCTGAGAAGCCGCCGAGGGGTAGGACCGGGCGCGGGCGCGGGCGCAACATCTCCGCCCGCGCCCGGGGCGTCCTCCGCTGGCTCTGCGGCCGGAGATGGTGCCGGTGCGTCCCCGACGATGCCGACCCTCGCGACTCGTCCCACTTCGTCGACATCGCCGGCGCGCACCTGACGCCTGCTAAGAGTAAGGTCGGCGGCAGCAGTCCCCGTATATTTAGCTACTCCGAGCTCTACATCGGGACCCATGGCTTCAGCGACAAGGAGGTCCTCGGTAGCGGTGGGTTCGGGCGGGTTTACCGCGCGGTTCTCCCCGGCGACGGCACCATCGTGGCCGTTAAGTGCGTATCCGGCCGCGGCGACCGGTTCGAGAAGGCCTTCGCGGCTGAGCTGGTCGCCGTCGCGCAGCTCCGCCACCGCAACCTCGTTCGCCTCCGGGGATGGTGCGTTCACGACGACCAGCTCCTGCTGGTATACGACTACATGCCCAATCGCAGCCTCGACCGACTCCTCTTCCTCCCGGCGACCGGCAGTGCCCCGCCGCTCGATTGGGCCCGGCGGAGGCAGATAGTGTTTGGTCTGGCCGCCGCGCTGTTCTACCTGCACGAGCAACTCGACACGCAGATCATCCACCGCGATATCAAGACCAGCAACGTGATGCTCGATTCGGAGTTCAATGCCCGGCTGGGGGACTTCGGCCTCGCCCGGTGGATCGAGCACGGCGACGAGTTCGACAACTCGATGCGGTCGGTCTCCGCCAAGAATTACCAGTTCCGGCTGACGGAGACGAGCCGGATCGGCGGCACCATCGGGTACCTCCCGCCGGAGAGCTTCCAGAAGCGGGGTGCGGCGACGGCCAAGTCGGACGTATTCAGCTTCGGAATTGTGGTGCTGGAGGTGGCGACCGGGCGGCGGGCGGTGGATCTGACCTTCCCGGATGACCAAATCTTCATGTTGGACTGGTTGCGGCGGCTGTCCGACGAGGGGCGGCTCCTGGACGCCGGAGACCACAAGCTGCCGGACGGTTCTTATCCGCTGGCGGAGATGCGGCGGCTCATCCACCTCGGCCTCCTCTGCTCCCTCTACGACCCGCAGTCGCGGCCGACGATGAAGTGGGTGATGGAGACTCTGTCGGAGAGCTCCTCCGCCAAGCTCCCGGCGCTCCCCTCCTTCCAGTCGCATCCCCGGTacatctccttctcctcttccagcaccaccaccactaccaccaccgccaccacctccAACTACCTCACTGCCGCGAACACCACCATGTTCCTCACCGCCGACAACAGCGGCGCCTCAAGCGGAGGCAGCAGCGACAGCCGTCGTACCCAGAAGCCGATCCCGAGCATCGACACGCCCCGCGAGATTACCTACCGGGAAATCGTGGCCCTCACCAACAACTTCTCGGAGTCGCAGATGGTGGCGGAGCTCGATTTCGGCACCGGCTACCACGGCTACCTGGACAACCGCTTCCACGTGCTGGTGAAGCGGCTGGGGATGCGGACGTGCCCGGCGCTGCGCGCCCGGTTCTCGGACGAGCTCCACAACCTTGCGCGTCTGCGCCACCGTCACCTGGTTCAGCTCCGTGGGTGGTGCATCGAGAAGGGGGAGATGCTTGTCGTCTACGACTTCTCTACCACCAGCCTTCTCAGCCACTACCTCTTCCACAGGAAGCGCTCGGTCTTGGCATGGCACCACCGGTACAACATCATCAAGTGTCTCGCCTCCGCCATTCTCTACCTTCACGAGGAGTGGGAGGAGCAGGTGATCCACAGGAACATCACGTCCTCCGCCCTCTCTCTGGACCACGACATGAACCCCCGCCTTGGCAGCTTCGCCCTCGCGGAGTTCCTCTCCAGGAACGGCCACGGCCACCacgcccctgcttccggccacggCTCTTCGGCTCGTGGAATATTCGGGTACATGTCGCCGGAGTACATCAGGACAGGCGAGGCGACGACGATGGCGGACGTGTACAGCTTCGGCGTGGTCGTGCTCGAGGTCGTGAGCGGGATGATGGCGGTGGACTTCCGGCGGCCGGAGGTTCTTCTGGTGAAGAAGGTGTGGAATTTCGAATCCAGTCAGAGGCCATTGGCAGAGCTTGCAGATCGGAACCTCGACGGGGCGTTCCACCATGAGGAGCTAATGAGGCTGGTGAAGCTTGGCATAGCGTGCACGCGCTCGAATCCGGAATCGAGGCCGAGCATGAAGCAGATCGTGAGCATATTAGATGGCAATGATGAGTTACTGAGAATGACGAGCCATAGGAAGGAGGGTGGAGAAGACTGGGATGAGAAGAACGCTTCTTCCCTGTCAATGGTCAGGAGAATACAAGCTCTTGGCATACAGTAA
- the LOC103989281 gene encoding LOW QUALITY PROTEIN: BTB/POZ domain-containing protein At5g48800 (The sequence of the model RefSeq protein was modified relative to this genomic sequence to represent the inferred CDS: inserted 2 bases in 1 codon) produces the protein MSRVQHQQQQLHHVCSSPQQQRCDDWIFLDVPSDITIYVNGVRFALHKFPLVTRSGRIRKLISEHRDAADTAKIDLLNLPGGPETFQLAAKFCYGINFEITTANVAQLCCASDYLEMTEEYAEGNLSSRSEAYLDDVVCRSLEMCVQVLQQCEGLLPLADELKIVSRCTDAIASKACAEQIASSFSRLEYSSGRLHMNKQVKCGEDWWIEDLSVLRIDLYQRVIEAMKCRGVRPESIGASLVDCAEKLLKRKPILGARAGASAEAIEREEKTVIETIAGLLPGEKHTVPMSFLFGLLRSAVILDCPMTCRLNLERRIGSQLEMATLDDLLIPSSQHAGETMFDVDAVHRILVVFSQQDDSDNDGLGYEADGPRPLSQTALDKVGRLVDNYLAEIAPDANLKLAKFVVIADALPGYARTTDDGLYRAIDIYLKAHQGLPELERKRLCKLIDFHKLSEEASGHAAQNERLPLQAIVQVLYIEQLRLRNALCCSYSEEDQKTAPQSRCTSNGVFSAGLSPRDNYASLRRENRELKLELARMRLRLSDLEKGHACIKQDMETSNSRKLILSVSKRIRXSSNLFSGAASDLPSKSSLGADSRVSSKP, from the exons ATGAGTCGCGTCCAGCACCAGCAGCAGCAACTCCACCACGTTTGCTCCTCCCCGCAGCAGCAACGATGCGATGACTG GATTTTTCTGGATGTTCCTAGTGATATCACCATTTATGTAAATGGGGTGAGATTTGCTCTGCATAAG TTTCCACTGGTCACCAGAAGTGGTCGAATTAGGAAGCTGATCTCAGAGCACAGGGACGCTGCTGACACTGCAAAGATCGACCTGCTTAACTTACCTGGGGGCCCTGAGACGTTTCAGCTGGCCGCCAAATTCTGCTACGGCATCAACTTCGAGATCACCACCGCAAATGTTGCTCAACTTTGCTGCGCGTCCGATTACCTTGAGATGACAGAGGAGTATGCAGAAGGGAACCTGTCGTCCCGTTCCGAAGCTTACCTTGATGACGTCGTTTGCAGAAGCCTGGAGATGTGTGTCCAGGTGCTGCAACAGTGTGAAGGCCTCCTTCCCCTGGCCGACGAGCTCAAGATCGTCAGCAGGTGCACCGACGCCATCGCCTCCAAGGCATGCGCGGAGCAGATCGCCTCGAGCTTTTCGCGCTTGGAGTACAGCTCCGGAAGGCTGCACATGAACAAGCAGGTCAAGTGCGGCGAGGACTGGTGGATCGAAGACCTCTCCGTGCTTCGGATTGACTTGTATCAGAGAGTCATCGAGGCCATGAAGTGCCGAGGAGTTCGTCCGGAGAGCATCGGAGCCTCGCTCGTGGACTGCGCCGAGAAGCTACTCAAGAGAAAGCCCATCTTAGGGGCCAGAGCTGGTGCTTCAGCTGAGGCCATCGAACGCGAGGAGAAGACGGTGATCGAGACGATCGCCGGCCTACTGCCGGGAGAGAAGCACACTGTGCCCATGAGCTTCCTCTTCGGCCTGTTGCGCTCGGCGGTGATTCTCGACTGTCCCATGACCTGCAGGCTCAATCTGGAGAGGAGGATCGGGTCGCAGCTGGAGATGGCTACTCTCGACGATCTCTTGATACCTTCTTCCCAACATGCAGGGGAAACAATGTTCGATGTCGACGCAGTTCACAGGATCCTCGTGGTCTTCTCTCAGCAGGACGACAGCGACAACGATGGCTTGGGCTACGAAGCCGACGGTCCTCGCCCTCTCTCCCAAACTGCGCTGGACAAGGTGGGAAGACTAGTGGACAACTACCTCGCGGAGATTGCTCCAGATGCTAACCTCAAGCTTGCCAAGTTCGTCGTCATCGCCGACGCCTTACCAGGGTATGCTCGCACCACAGACGATGGCCTGTATCGCGCCATTGATATCTACCTCAAG GCTCATCAGGGGCTACCAGAGTTGGAGAGAAAGAGGCTCTGCAAGCTGATCGACTTCCACAAGCTCTCAGAAGAAGCCAGCGGTCACGCGGCACAGAACGAGAGGCTCCCGCTGCAGGCAATTGTGCAGGTGCTTTACATCGAGCAGCTAAGGCTCAGAAACGCATTATGCTGCTCCTACTCAGAGGAGGACCAGAAAACAGCTCCCCAGTCGCGATGCACCAGCAATGGCGTGTTCAGTGCAGGGCTGTCTCCTCGGGACAACTACGCGTCGCTGAGGAGGGAGAACAGGGAGCTGAAGCTTGAACTGGCCAGGATGAGGCTTCGGCTGAGCGACCTCGAGAAAGGCCATGCCTGCATCAAGCAAGATATGGAGACATCCAACTCGCGAAAGCTCATACTCTCCGTCTCCAAGAGGATCCG AAGCTCAAACTTATTTAGCGGCGCTGCTTCTGATTTGCCTTCCAAGAGCTCACTCGGAGCAGATTCCAGAGTCAGTAGCAAGCCTTGA
- the LOC103989280 gene encoding cysteine proteinase 1, which produces MDHLRCRPLLLSLLLLLCSVVIASSFGGGAGPDEDPLILQVVDLEKDGLTLNAEAHFTSFMSRFGKTYADEEERSHRLKVFKANLRRAARHQRLDPTAVHGITKFSDLTPAEFRSAYLGLRRQTPASSHQAPILPTNDLPTDFDWRDHGAVTGVKNQGSCGSCWSFSAAAALEGANFLATGKLESLSEQQLVDCDHMCDSDEPDACDQGCNGGLMTTAFQYLLKSGGLVREEDYPYTGSQRSTCKFDKSKIAASVQNFSVVSIDEGQIAANLVKHGPLAIGINAVYMQTYIGGVSCPYICGRHLDHGVLLVGYGSAGYSPIRLKQKPFWIIKNSWGETWGEKGYYKICRGRNVCGVDSMVSTVTAINTQQDQ; this is translated from the exons ATGGATCATCTACGCTGCCGCCCTCTCCTCctctcgctcctcctcctcctgtgctCGGTGGTGATCGCCTCCTCCTTCGGCGGGGGTGCTGGACCCGATGAAGATCCGCTGATCCTGCAGGTGGTGGACCTGGAGAAGGACGGGCTGACGCTTAACGCGGAGGCGCACTTCACCAGCTTCATGAGCAGGTTCGGGAAGACCTACGCCGACGAGGAGGAGCGCTCCCACCGGCTCAAGGTGTTCAAGGCGAACCTCCGGCGGGCGGCGCGGCACCAGCGCCTGGACCCCACCGCCGTCCACGGGATCACCAAGTTCTCAGACCTCACCCCCGCCGAGTTCCGCAGCGCCTACCTCGGCCTGCGCCGCCAGACCCCGGCGTCCTCCCATCAGGCGCCCATCCTCCCCACCAACGACCTCCCCACCGACTTCGACTGGAGGGACCACGGCGCCGTCACCGGCGTCAAGAATCAG GGTTCCTGTGGGTCGTGCTGGTCCTTCAGCGCTGCGGCGGCCTTGGAAGGGGCAAACTTCCTGGCCACTGGAAAGCTGGAAAGCCTCAGTGAGCAGCAGCTTGTTGATTGCGACCATATG TGTGACTCAGACGAACCTGATGCATGCGACCAGGGATGCAATGGTGGTCTGATGACAACCGCATTCCAGTATTTACTCAAATCTGGTGGGCTTGTGCGCGAGGAAGATTATCCTTATACTGGGTCCCAACGTAGCACTTGCAAGTTTGATAAGTCCAAAATTGCTGCTTCAGTTCAAAACTTCAGTGTTGTCTCCATTGACGAAGGTCAAATTGCTGCTAATCTTGTGAAACATGGCCCCCTTGCAA TTGGTATAAATGCAGTGTACATGCAAACATATATTGGAGGAGTTTCATGTCCTTATATCTGTGGAAGGCATTTGGATCATGGAGTGCTTCTGGTTGGTTATGGTTCTGCTGGTTATTCTCCAATTCGCCTCAAGCAAAAACCCTTTTGGATCATAAAGAACTCATGGGGCGAAACCTGGGGAGAGAAGGGTTACTATAAGATCTGCAGGGGTCGCAACGTATGCGGTGTCGATTCCATGGTCTCTACAGTCACTGCCATTAACACTCAACAAGATCAGTAA